A single Hippocampus zosterae strain Florida chromosome 1, ASM2543408v3, whole genome shotgun sequence DNA region contains:
- the nanos1 gene encoding nanos homolog 1 has translation MDFFNHNYLSARGAYDYTFNFWNDYLGLTTLVTKNPKLSMPHISPNSITESLKATLGLDDAPECVCACACEGGALESGGGSCCCCFGCPPGTPPPPGYVAELKERFSILSPFQSQLPEREAHGCFPGFERTRTRSKPASVRAKLEPKICVFCRNNGAPEEVYGSHVLKTPDGRVVCPILRAYTCPLCSANGDNAHTIKYCPLSKEQPPQRPLKGGRAVGGKRMKIF, from the coding sequence ATGGATTTTTTCAATCACAACTACTTGAGTGCCAGGGGGGCCTACGACTACACATTTAATTTCTGGAACGACTACCTGGGCCTCACCACGCTGGTCACCAAGAACCCTAAACTGAGCATGCCCCACATCAGCCCCAACTCCATCACCGAGTCCCTGAAGGCAACGCTGGGACTGGACGACGCGCCCGAGTGCGTCTGCGCTTGCGCCTGCGAGGGCGGCGCGCTGGAGAGCGGCGGCggtagctgctgctgctgcttcggcTGCCCGCCCGGCACGCCACCTCCGCCGGGATACGTCGCGGAACTCAAGGAGCGCTTTTCCATCCTCAGCCCCTTCCAGAGCCAGCTGCCGGAGCGGGAGGCGCACGGCTGCTTCCCCGGCTTCGAGCGCACGAGGACCCGCAGTAAACCGGCATCCGTGCGCGCCAAGCTGGAGCCCAAAATCTGCGTGTTCTGCCGGAACAACGGCGCCCCCGAGGAAGTGTACGGCTCGCACGTCCTCAAGACGCCCGACGGCAGGGTGGTGTGCCCCATCTTGCGGGCGTACACTTGTCCACTGTGCAGCGCCAACGGGGACAATGCACACACCATCAAGTATTGCCCGCTGTCCAAGGAGCAGCCCCCGCAGAGGCCACTCAAAGGCGGCCGTGCTGTGGGGGGTAAGCGGATGAAAATATTctaa